The following DNA comes from Musa acuminata AAA Group cultivar baxijiao chromosome BXJ1-4, Cavendish_Baxijiao_AAA, whole genome shotgun sequence.
CCTACACTTCTATGCTTCATTCATGGAGGAACTTGATGCCTCCCAGCATATACCAGTGAAAAAAGAACTTTTTGTGAAAAGTGAAAaccaaattcatgatcttgttatGATCCAATTAACaataaatttcaaaatatttttatataaagtaTTGTATTACATACAATTCTTTGATCTATAGACAGTTAAGGCATCTTTTTCCTATATTAATCGTTGTTACACATGCAAGGCAAAATATGCTCTCTGCTTTGAAGTGCAATGCAAATTATAAGATTTATGTCCCTGTAATCATTCTTTCCAGGAGTAAAAAGAACCTTAATCTGCAAACTGGGAACTTCTTTTAATTTCTCCTATGATGTCTAACATGAAACCTATGCTTTTATGAATCATTTTAATTTTACTTCTTGTATGATGCACTTCTGCAACCTGGCAGGTTCTATCTACTATCTTTTATGATGTCTATCTTGAAACCTATGCTTTTGTTGGTCATGTTAGTTTTCCTTCTTGTTTGGTCCACTTCTGAACAATTAACGTTTGCATCTGCACATTTATCCTGATCcatgatatttcaaaaagaaaattatGGGCACTGTTTTTTTGTTTGAGAAATTATAATCTTGTGCCTCTTGTAGCCGTATGGAGACATCCGAAGTCTTTACACTGCTTGCAAGCACCGGGGATTTGTTATGATATCTTATTATGATATACGGGCTGCCAAAAACGCTATGCGTGCACTGCAAAACAAGCCCTTAAGACGGAGaaagcttgacatccatttttctATTCCAAAGGTCAGGTTATATATATTTTAGTGATTTTACCTCTGATTTAAGCTCGTCTCTTATTTGTTCTTTTGTCTTTTTCTGCAAACATTTAGGAAAACCCATCTGACAAAGATATGAATCAAGGAACCCTTGTGATATTTAATTTGGATTCATCAGTATCAAATGATGACCTCTTTCAAATATTTGGTGTTCATGGGGAAATAAAAGAGGTCAGAATTTGTTTATTTCCTCTCGTGTTTTTTTTCCAGTTAAGTGAGCATCCTATGCTTTTCTACACCCAAGTTTATTTAATAAGGCCAGTATTTCCTTGCTTTATCTTCCAGATTAGGGAGACACCTAACAAGTGGCACCATAAGTTCATGGAGTTCTATGATGTCAGAGCGGCAGAAGCTGCACTTCAGTCATTGAACAAGTGCGAACTAGGTGGCAAACGAATAAAACTGGAACCCAGTCGCCCTGGTGGAGCTCGAAGAAAGTATGCATATGACTAGTTTAATTATTTGCTTTTAGTTATGGTGAGAATGCTTTGATACTTTGATGCCAATAGTTACTGTACTTATGGTGCTAAAAGCAAAAGGACAGTGCATTTTgtgcattaaaaaaataaaaaaacatttttATTTCTAACTTGTAGTGATACAAGAGGAAATTACCGTTTCTACATTCCATGGATAGGTGCAAGTTGAAGTTTCACAAGCAGAAGCACTTTATATCTTTTTCCTATTTATATGCACCTTTAATCCATTGGCAATTTAATTTTGCTCATGGTATGTGTAGTTCTAATATATTCTAAAGCTGGTTAGTGTCAGCGGATACTACCATACAAGGCTTACTGTCCTGTATCTAcatttttttgcttttttctatTCAAAAGCTGCTTATGCTTATGATTTAGGGATTAAACTTCAGAGATTCGAATGGTTGGCTAATAGCAACTACCTTATTGTTTATGTTAGAGTTACTGGACTTCTTTATATTGTAGTTCATGATGTAGTTATACACTTTCCAGTTGTCAACAGCAGTAGTATTTTACGATGGAGGTAATGCACTGGCCATTAGAATTTCGTTGTGGTGTACAGTATGGATTTTGGGGTGACTCTGCAGCATGTTGGTTACTTACTAGAATTCTTTCAGGTCTCCTTATAACTTAAGGAGgatttttttatcttattaaagCTGCCTAGACATTTTGACATGAAGTTTGCATTTGATGCCTTGCCTCATTAATTTTGTCACTATAATGTGAAATATCATGAACAAATAATCTACTGCTAAATTTGTTCTACCCATTGGACACTGATCCAAAACTTGCCTCCTTTTATTAAGaattgaaatatttaaaaaatccaTAAGTTGGTATTACTGAATTCGTCCTCTAAAAAGTAGATGAATATTGACATACTCAGACAGGTCTGCGAGAATTACAATAACTAAGCAATTGAGTTTTCTCTTAGATCTCTCTTGGTTGGTAATCTTTTGCTGTTTGTATCTCACATGGAAGTATGAAATTAAACATTTTTACTTACCTTGCGGAGAAGATTTTAAATATGTATCCTTTGGCAAATTTACATAGACTTTTATGTAACTCTTTattcaaataaagaaacaaaGTAGAAGTAACACTGCACAGGCCTAGTGTTTTCCTACAAGTTGACAATCAACACTAATTATGCTGCTTCTGAAACAGTTACATGGAGATTGTAGATCTCATAGTATATTAGTTATTTTGCCCTCTGATCAAAGAACAGTTTGTAGAAACAGAACCATTTTTTCATCCTTTAATCCATAGCTAGAAGCATTATGTCGGTTGATTGTTGTTGGCAAATTCAAATAATTTCTCCTTGCTTATTTTCATGATTTCCAGTTCTTTGATATCACCTCCTCcttaaaatgctaaaaaattatgTTGAACAGTTTGATGCAACAAACAACTTATAATTTGGATCCTGTTGAAGCCAGGGTTCACCAACATCATGGAAATTCTCCTGTAAACAGTTTTACAGGTAACTTTGTTATatcagatatatattttttggttaaCAACTTTAATCCTGGATCTGATTTGATCCGTTGAGAGGTTGGTTTCATTCCTTGTGGATGTCAGGTACATGGTTCCAATTCAATAGTCCGAATGAGTGCAGTCCATTCCAACAAGCTCTCTGTAAGACCCCTGCTGGGAGAATCATAAACTCTATAGGTAGTGATTGTTTGCCTGGATTAAGTACCATACTATCTCCTGTGATGTCAAATTCTACAAAAGTTGGACTAATTAAGGACCAAGAAAAGGTTAATTATGCTGATCAGCTGTACTCTGGTAACAATTCATCTCATGAAGGTAAGTTTCAGCATTGTGGATCACCCCGGGATCATAATAGTGGAATACTGGCCTCAAGTCCTGGTCCTTTGTCTTCTTTGGGTCCTTCAGCTTCAAATGTGTCAGGGTTTGGATCTTTGACTGGATCCCAGTTTCTTTTCGGCAGTCCAACTTCTAACATGGATCAACCCCAGTCTTCTTGGAGATCTCCAGTTACGGGACTTCCTTTCCCATCAAATGATAGACAGCAAAGGCAGAACATTTTCTATTCAAATCAGCATGACTCATTTCCTGGGTTATCCCATGGTCAGCATCATCTGGTGGGATCAGCACCTCCTGGTGTTCCTTTCAAGAGGCACTACAGTTACTTTCCTGAGACACCTGAAACATCTGTCATGAATAAGGTTGCATTTGGAAATATGCAGGTTACCCAAAACAGTGGAAGTGGTCCTACTGCCTTGTGGAATCCTGGAATTGTTTTAACAGGAAACATACCAGATAATAGTTCGCCCAAACTAAGAATGATGCAGTATCAGAGATCTGGTCCTAACTTCTTTGGTAATAACCAGTATCCTGGTTCAGGTTCATTTGGCCTTCAGGGCCACAGTAGACAGTTTGATAGTCAAGGGAGTCAAGATGATAACAAAAAGAGGTATTTGCTTGATTTGGACAAAATTGTTAGAGGCGAAGATACAAGAACAACACTGATGATCAAGAACATTCCAAATAAGTATAGTTCAAGAATATGTTATCATTTTCTGCTGATTTTTGGGATTGCAATATCATGAGCTGAAGCTAGTTTTTCAATTTCTCTATAGGTATACCTCTAAGATGCTGTTGGCTGCaattgatgaaaatcataagggTACTTATGATTTCCTGTACTTGCCAATTGATTTTAAGGTAGTATCTGTCAAATCTGGCtaatatattcttttttaattCCTTCATGATCTGATTCAGATTTTTTTTCCTGTATCTGCAGAATAAATGCAACGTCGGTTATGCATTTATAAACATGGTTTCTCCTTCACACATTATCTCCTTCTATAAGGTTTTCCTATATTGCTTGATATATCTTTTATACTTTGAAGTTTTTTGCTGCTTGTGTTGGTCCAAACAACTTTTTAAAATAATGCTCTTGTGGAGTGTGGAAGAAGGGGAAATATTATGTAATAGCTTGATGTACATATTTGAACAGGGGCCCATGAGTTCCGTTAATGTTTACCATTTCTATGTGCTCATTTAGCTTATCCTACTTTGAATGTGAAGTCTAATCCTACATATAAAGGCTCGTTTAATCTGGAAGGATATACTAAATTGATTTTTTTGCATGTACAGACATTCAATGGGAAGAAGTGGGAGAAGTTAAACAGTGAAAAAGTTGCCTTATTGGCATATGCCAGAATACAGGGTAAGGCTGCTCTTTGTGCACATTTTGAGAACTCAAGTTTGATGAATGAAGACAAGAGATGCAGGCCTGTTATCTTATATTCTGAGGGATCAGACAACATTGATCAGGTAAACAACCTTTCTTGGAACCAACTTGGTTCATATAGTGTTGTAAGTGCTTACCTACCATTTGAAGGTTCAATGTTGTACTTTGTGACCCCCAAGTTACCATGTTCATGTATATTAATTTTCGTTGGAAAATTATCTTTCTGCATTTAGTCTATGAACCTCATGACCTGGCTGCTAATTTTGGGAGTACATTATAATAATATCTAGGGGTGAGCTTGGCTCCATGGTAAAGCTGTTCTTTTGTGAACTAGAGTCTCATGCATTGAGCCATTCTTttgtttttataataatattttgatgagaaacataATGTTTTCAATAGAAGTAGTGGCATCACATTCTAAATGTATAATCACCTAATTTGCCTCAAACGAAAAGTACGATTGGCAATATATCTGTGAGTACTGAAAAAGGTGTAACTGATTTTCTGATCATGTTGCGTCCAAATTTTTAGTACTGTAATTGATCTGAACACATTACAAGTTCAGTAAAAAATATGCATGAGGAAAATTCTTGAGCATAGTTGAGGGCATAGATGACCTTGAACAAATGTCCTATGTCGTTAATGATTACTTGGCACAACCTCAtgcaatttagagtggttcacatTAACATGTGGCAGAAATTGTGAAGGTAGCTTTGTCCAACAAGGATGTATTCTTCCTTGTCTGCCTTTCAGCACATGCATAGTTCAAATCCATAACTCTAATTGTTGCATCTATTCTAGCATTGAGTGGTTAAATCCTTTTTGGATCTAAAAGTGGTATAAAGATTAAACTTTTCAGAGTTATTATCTGGAGCTTGAATTAATAGGTAGATGAAATGCAACATTAGATTTCATATTTTCTCGGTGTCCTGGAACAAGTTTCATACTACATAATATTCTAGTGATTCTTCTTTGTTTTAATAGTTTAATTATGTTTAACATCCTTTTAACTGATGCAAttatttccaaaaagaaaactgatGCTTATTAGCTTTTATAATCTCTTTTATTGGTTATGTTAGATCAGGATAAACTATCAAAATGGCTACAATTATCCTGCCAATTTTCTTTGTTGAGCAACTCTCTATTCCTTTGTTTCTAATATCATGAAGGTCATTGCTAAATCAAGAGCTTTTTCCAGAAACTGATCCCATTAAATGGTGTGGACCTTCATGTGCATCAACAAGACGAGACCAACTCGGTGGGAGATTCAACTAAAAGTCCTGTCGCGGGAAGCTAATGAGAAGCTAAGATAAGTCCACTCTCCATTGAGGTGGAATCGTTTTGGATGGGTGACAAAGTCTGACAACAACCAGGCTTTTTTTTGTATAAAATGCTAACTTATCTGGAGTTTACACGATCAAACAAGATTCATGAGGGAAAAGTGCAGGTGCAATTGTGTTAGCAATTGTGTTATATAGGTGCTTCTGCTTTTTAAAGCAATGGATGTGCCGATGCCGCATCTACCAGAACCCTGTAAAGATGTCTTGACAtggtctttttattttttttgggtgTGTAGATAGTAATTCCCAGCAGATGTTGCAAAGAAAAGTTTTCGATCCTTCTGCTTGCCGGTAAGCACATTGCTTACAGTTGTGATGGTTATAGCCATAGCCTTTTGACCTTTTTCTCTTGTTTAGCTGCTTGCATTTGGATATTGGGTTGTACAGAAAGAGACAATTTTAATTACACGGTTCAAGATTATGGATATTAATTTGCATTATTTATTTACATGGTGAATTGGACTTCCTGCTTCTTTGTCGCTTGAATACATTCATTGACTCTTTCTAGATCACTTGTGCCTGCTCATCGGTTTGTCAACGAGGTTGTTATAAATCATTGTTATTGTTCTTTACACGTGAAAGCCtttctttttctcatttttttcccttcctttttctgttttgaatTCATTTTATCTGCAACATGGTGATACCTTTTGTTCCTTTCTGTGAAGGTTGCTTAGGTTCTTTGGATTCTTCAGGAGGAAACTGATGACAGGCAGAGATTACCCAAAAGATTTCACAAAGTCCACGCCACTGTTATGTCCttcaatttttcttctttttttaaataaaaaagaaaaaaaatagttctcttagtaatatatatatatatatatatatatatatatatatatatgtatatatacatatatatacatacatatatatatatatacatatatatatacatacatatatatatatatatcaatatatatatacatatatacacacatatatatatatatatacatatatatacacacacatatatatatatatatatatatatatatatatatatatatatatatatatatatatatatatatatatatatatatatcgtgatgTATTGGAAATTCTCGAATTGATTTATATTATTggaaatgagaatcttcctcgaTAACGACATAAGCCCGTCAGATCTAAGCATATACGCTATGAGGAAATCATAATGTTCATCAAGAATAATAATAGCAATAATCACTACTGTCACACACCGGGAAAAAAGGAGGTGCGGTCCGTCTTTTGCTTCCGGCCGTCTTCACCGAAATCCATGGCGAAGTCTCCAATTCGACCTTCTCCTGCCAGTCCCCTCCGCGTCGCTGGCTTCTGGCCGGGCCTTCTGCTGCTCTGCCTCCTCGCGCCGGTCGCTCTCGCAAAGTCGTCCCTTCGCCCGATCACCGTAAGCGGCCTCCACCTGATGTACCCTTCTGTTGTTGTTGATCTCTTGCTCTGTTCACCCGATGTGGATTCGGATCTTGCCAGGACATCGAGGTCAGAGAAAAGAAGCAGGCTTGTTACGCCGACATCGAGAGGTAGCCGCTGATCGCatctactctttttttttttatctgatcGTTTGAGAGAAGAAAAGCTGAGATGACCTAATTCTTCTCGGGTGTTTGCGGGAGAAGTGGGTTGTGGGGGTCGAGGTGCAGGTGGTCGATAATCGACAAGGAGAACTGTGCGCTGCGATGCCTTTCTCCCGTCTGCTTTCAGCTGATTTATGAGAGCGATCCGGTGAGATGaaatgggaaagaaaggaaaattttttattcttatggTCTTAGTCTAATGTCGCTTATTTGCTGTGTTTTCGTCTAACATTTGGTATGTGTAATGTGTTACTTGGGTCAGCTGGAGGAAGGGGAGAACGACTTTGTTAGGGGGCAGGAATTCAAGTACTGCATGCGCAAGTATGACTGACCGTACACTTCTTTTTTCTTGCTCGTTGGGATTTGGGATCATCACATTTCATTTTATCTACATGAATTATGAAAGAAACATGAGAATCTGAAGCCAGCTACTTGCAACAATCTACACCTTAAGCACTAAAAAAAACCATTGTTTTTCAAATGCACATGAGCATCGGGATAGGAATAGCTTAGCTGAAGCAAGGTTTTGAGTTTCAATGTGAAACTTGTTTTGATCTGGTGGTTTAAAATTTTCAATGTGTGACTTGTACCACCAGTATGTCCCAGCACACAGGTTACATGGTATGTCAGTGTATTACAAGGTGAAGGAAAAGGAGAGGATGAGAAGCTGTAGGAGGAGGAGGTGAGGAGAAGGATGAGAAGGAGAGGGGGAGGATAGAAGAGGATGAAGAGAGCTGTTGACAGTCAACTTTTGCTGACAGCTGTCAACAACTGcccaaaacaaaataaaataaaataaaaactagtttcagatTTCAGAATGGACCGAGAGAAGCCCAATCCGGGTGCTAGTTCCTGGTTGGACTGGTACTTGCCAAATGGTATTTTATCGGTCTGGCTAGTTTTCTAAACCTTGCGCTGAAACATAAGTTTAGCATAACTAAGCTCACATTATGTTACAAATACTTGAAGCACTTAGCAGGTATTCACTCCTTTTGTGTGGCGAACCAATGTCATAAAATGTCAACTGTGTTGTTTCATTGTGAAAGATTAAACAATGGACTACATGGCCTTATACACCATTATCAGTATGTCGTGAGACTATGAAGGTTTCAGTGTGGTCTCACTAACTCGTCGAGATAACCAGTTGTTATGACCTTGGGCCTTAAAAGCCTTGTTATAGCATGACTCAGCTTGAGTTATGAGGTATAAGTGTTTTAAAATTaagtttctttttattcttttatgtGTTATTTGGGTGAACAAGAACCTCAATATCAAACACTATTTAGATGCCTCACTTGGTTTCTTTTAGAGCATACTTCTACTAGAATACAAGTAAGCATTAACTCTGCACTCTGTTTAATTTATGCATTCACATCATTATTTAAATTTCTATACTGACAAAGAAGCAATAAGCAATGGTGTCGAATTGCTTAATCCTCTTCTAGAGAAAGACTTAATTTGTTATTTTGTTTTTTGGTGAACAATCAACAAAATCTTTGTAAATGATTGTTCCCTTTCCTCGGCCCAATGTGAAGCTTTGAAGTTTTGACACTTCATGGAATCATGTACTATACATGTTCATCCAATCATCACTTGAAGTAAGATCAATCAGACAAGTGGGAGGAGTCCCTTTAAATTAAATTTGGGTGTGAAAAATGATTGTTGGGTTCCTCAAAATCCAGTTTCAAGAACCCTTAATTGTTCATAATCATGCTACTTATTCAATATGACAGCAACTTAGACATACTTTTTGAAAATGCCAACAAGAATCATGAACATAAGATACAAGTTAGTATGTTGTCTGGGACTTATGTGACATTAGGAATATATTACAATAATGATAAAAAAGGCAACTAAACATGACAAAGCCAGCCCTTGCCAACTCATTGTTTATATTAGATTCTTCTATTAAAGTTGATTCTTTGAGTTGTCAGCGGAGCATTAAAGTTTGTTAAATTAGGATGCATGTTTGATGCTAtcctgtaatatatatatatatatatatatatatatatatagatatagatatgtgtgtgtgtgtgtgatataaAGATCTGTAGTGCATTTCATGTAGTGCAAGCCTTCAGATAAGCCACTTGTGTTTTCAGGTTGGGAAACAGTAAAGCAAGGTCCAATGAAACAAATATTGATGCTCTGTCACTAGTGAGGCAACACAAAGTGCTTATATCTTTGTCTGGCTAATGCTTCCTTGTCTCTTTGTTGGTTGTTTGGAACTATGTTGCATAGTCTCAGAGCAAGAATTGAAATTTGGGTCAACATTTATTGAGAACATACCTGGAATAAATGAGCAAGTATATTTACCATGATTGGATTTATGAATTGTAGGATATTTGATATCGTCATATTTCGAGTTAGGTGCAATGTGAATATATTTGGTGAGATTTGATCTGTGCCAAAATGGGAAGTGGCTACCCTTCATTGTATTGGTAGTTCTTTCAGCATGCACTGATCAATGTGCATTTCACAGGCACATTATGGCATGGGGTCGAGCTGGTGAAGATTAAATGCTTGCTACACCATCAACTACAATTCAAGTGAAGCTGAAGAAGATCTGGATGGATTATGATACCGTCATGGTTTGCAATACTGTATCATACCACTCGGTACGGGCGGCATGTATTGGTCCGATAGAGGATAGTATAGGCGGTATATTAGTATATCTTAGTGTACcatgttgtcacgaacggtcgtcgcgcacccgcaacaacttcgttcaacgaaccgttcgtcgctcacacccgcatgtacagctgcttggcagcatgttttcccatggttttgggtcattttggttgtaaatatgtaagttcgaacaagctgcagcgttgcaaagcgatcgctcaccgaaccgagcaaaacagccccaaaacagcccaaaacggctccgttttcgcgtgccgcgggaggtgagcggagtgctgcctccgctcaccaaaatgtcagccatctcagcacccaggaaccccccgggtggcacatggctggatggggcttcggttatataccgggcgttgaacactctttcgcaagttcgcacgtgacctttacgggaacttggtgttgcgtccgggaccaggtgagcggctgtttgtgggctt
Coding sequences within:
- the LOC135671856 gene encoding protein MEI2-like 2 isoform X1: MDQSKEHSVSEGLLSVSSNKLVPRAGTNLWKGPSSSSAFYGSTDASLFSSSLPVIRHGKYSVHGVHSADNSSSQLKTHSQYLEGEFMVDELDFQEDEVLLPNNEEDLLAGIMDGFDLTNLPKLVDESEDCDLFGSVGGFELDSGPTESITASMEKVSIYDSYAENGISQHILPNGFGTVSGEHPYGEHPSRTLFVRNINSNVEDSELRSLFVPYGDIRSLYTACKHRGFVMISYYDIRAAKNAMRALQNKPLRRRKLDIHFSIPKENPSDKDMNQGTLVIFNLDSSVSNDDLFQIFGVHGEIKEIRETPNKWHHKFMEFYDVRAAEAALQSLNKCELGGKRIKLEPSRPGGARRNLMQQTTYNLDPVEARVHQHHGNSPVNSFTGTWFQFNSPNECSPFQQALCKTPAGRIINSIGSDCLPGLSTILSPVMSNSTKVGLIKDQEKVNYADQLYSGNNSSHEGKFQHCGSPRDHNSGILASSPGPLSSLGPSASNVSGFGSLTGSQFLFGSPTSNMDQPQSSWRSPVTGLPFPSNDRQQRQNIFYSNQHDSFPGLSHGQHHLVGSAPPGVPFKRHYSYFPETPETSVMNKVAFGNMQVTQNSGSGPTALWNPGIVLTGNIPDNSSPKLRMMQYQRSGPNFFGNNQYPGSGSFGLQGHSRQFDSQGSQDDNKKRYLLDLDKIVRGEDTRTTLMIKNIPNKYTSKMLLAAIDENHKGTYDFLYLPIDFKNKCNVGYAFINMVSPSHIISFYKTFNGKKWEKLNSEKVALLAYARIQGKAALCAHFENSSLMNEDKRCRPVILYSEGSDNIDQKLIPLNGVDLHVHQQDETNSVGDSTKSPVAGS
- the LOC135671857 gene encoding uncharacterized protein LOC135671857, giving the protein MAKSPIRPSPASPLRVAGFWPGLLLLCLLAPVALAKSSLRPITDIEVREKKQACYADIESGLWGSRCRWSIIDKENCALRCLSPVCFQLIYESDPLEEGENDFVRGQEFKYCMRKVSLGESLDGIRGAFDYM
- the LOC135671856 gene encoding protein MEI2-like 2 isoform X2, with amino-acid sequence MDQSKEHSVSEGLLSVSSNKLVPRAGTNLWKGPSSSSAFYGSTDASLFSSSLPVIRHDSVHGVHSADNSSSQLKTHSQYLEGEFMVDELDFQEDEVLLPNNEEDLLAGIMDGFDLTNLPKLVDESEDCDLFGSVGGFELDSGPTESITASMEKVSIYDSYAENGISQHILPNGFGTVSGEHPYGEHPSRTLFVRNINSNVEDSELRSLFVPYGDIRSLYTACKHRGFVMISYYDIRAAKNAMRALQNKPLRRRKLDIHFSIPKENPSDKDMNQGTLVIFNLDSSVSNDDLFQIFGVHGEIKEIRETPNKWHHKFMEFYDVRAAEAALQSLNKCELGGKRIKLEPSRPGGARRNLMQQTTYNLDPVEARVHQHHGNSPVNSFTGTWFQFNSPNECSPFQQALCKTPAGRIINSIGSDCLPGLSTILSPVMSNSTKVGLIKDQEKVNYADQLYSGNNSSHEGKFQHCGSPRDHNSGILASSPGPLSSLGPSASNVSGFGSLTGSQFLFGSPTSNMDQPQSSWRSPVTGLPFPSNDRQQRQNIFYSNQHDSFPGLSHGQHHLVGSAPPGVPFKRHYSYFPETPETSVMNKVAFGNMQVTQNSGSGPTALWNPGIVLTGNIPDNSSPKLRMMQYQRSGPNFFGNNQYPGSGSFGLQGHSRQFDSQGSQDDNKKRYLLDLDKIVRGEDTRTTLMIKNIPNKYTSKMLLAAIDENHKGTYDFLYLPIDFKNKCNVGYAFINMVSPSHIISFYKTFNGKKWEKLNSEKVALLAYARIQGKAALCAHFENSSLMNEDKRCRPVILYSEGSDNIDQKLIPLNGVDLHVHQQDETNSVGDSTKSPVAGS